The following DNA comes from Megalobrama amblycephala isolate DHTTF-2021 linkage group LG20, ASM1881202v1, whole genome shotgun sequence.
AGTTCTCCTTGGTGGAGTTCTCTGAGCGTGGGGAGACCATGCTGACCTGAATGCAATCCCTGTGGGGGGCTTCTGCCATTGTAGCATGGCAGCAATAGTGGCTACGGTCGCTGAGCCAACAGAAATATGCTGCTTGCCTCAAGGAGCATGAACCGTGGCCCAGTAAATGGGATGGGATGGTGCCTCAGGTGGGGGGCCGATATGTTGCAACGTGTACACACGTTCTCCTCTTACACATAGCCAATGCTTGCATCAGTCCAGCGAAAGGAAGAAAAAGGTAGCAGAAAAGGGAGCAAAATGGCTTACACTGTAATTgcaatttatattattaattatattatatgtttttattgtattaccACTGGAATAAACTGCTCAATAAGACATATTCCTGAAGAAAACACTATATGAACACTCTCTATTTGTGATTTGTCTCGCATCTTATGTTCATAAAACAGGACTAGCTTACAAGACTATATAAGATATTATTGCATGCATATTGCATGTGATATTAATTCATCATCTTGTCTGTTTTTGTTCAAACAGAGTCATCTATGAGCaggtttattaacattaactaaaatgatcaaaacatgtttgttaattgcattaaagctgaattcaaataaaatataaataatagatgaaaaaatgagaaatgttgccttagcAAATAACTGAAATATGTTAAGTTGAAGCACTTCaattattaactggaaataaatacaAGCTAAAACGGAACTAAAACTACaatttaaactgaaataatcaattaaaccttaacaaaaatgaataaaaatgagaaaagcacataacaaaatgactgtaaattgaactaaaattaaaactgaaagtatgaaaattaaatctaatttaaaatattaataaaaatgataatttaaagtattttaataataaaataacagaatGAATGAGTGGCTGTGTCTGGAAACTAAGAAACTGATTtaagacagacttctgaggcaagtgagttttggtgataactaagcaaatatttaatgactACAATAGTAATTTCGCGCTAGAAATGGCATCAGAAGTGGAAAACGgtcaaaaaagtacatttacacacaaactgaccaccaaccGCAACTTTCAGACGCcatcttcattttttttagctcaactgtcacagaatggaaagcacaggattgtgggatatcaaaggcagcgaaggatacatctatgctgccttcaaaaatcgatcagaggaaggagacaggaagtgaagctaacattggattcagaTGTGctttgatgccttcctaccttgaaatgcaTCTTGGAATTGTCAGCGTGTCGTCACTCACAGTTAGAATCAATGATGCCACAACATTGCACAGCTTTTGGATGTGAAACCACTGAGATTTCAATTCCTGAAGAAATGGGATAACCTTTGAGAATgtgttggtttgtgtttttatatactCAATATTATAGGTTTTTACTGATActactgtttaatatttttacttttactatGGTAAGTGTAATATAAGCAGATGCTCAGTCAACTTCTTCTCAAATTTTCACGAACCGGCTTTTAATGTTCCAATATGGTGGACGGCTTACATATAGCGGCCCATAGAAACAGCTGCTAATGAAGCATCGATGTATATCTATGGTGTTGACCACCTGCATTCGTGCACGGTATCAAATGGAGCATACCTAGCTACGTATGTGttaaaaattaaagggttagttcacccaaaaatgaaatttctgtcattaattactcaccctcatgtcgtttcaaacccataagaccttctttcatcttcggaacacaaattaagatatcaCAATTAagatagagtttttttttttattccccaaagaaagcaacgtaattacattcattcaaggtccagaaaggtattaaagacattgttaaaatagttcaactgactacagtggttcaacctcaatgttatgaagtgacgagaatactttttgtgtgcaaaaacaaaacaaaaataatgattttattcaacaatttgacacaGTGAATGCAGTTGACGCAGTACAGAGTTTCCGTGTTTACGTTCCGAAAACCGgttcagtattggccggctcctgcgtcagcatcacacgcatgtatCGTGGTAAATACGGAAGCACTGCACAGTATTCACTGCGTCAACTGCATAAAAAACTGAcaaggaagagaagagattgttgaatagtcattatttttgttttgtttatgcgcacaaaaaatattcttgtcgcttcataacattgaagttgaaccactgtagtcacgtggactattttaatgatgtctttattacctttcttgaccttgaatgatggtaattacattgctttctatgggaataaataaaaaaaactattggatttcatcaaaaatatcttaatctgtgttccgaagatgaaagaaggtcttacggttttgaaacgacatgagggtgtgtacTTAAAGACcttcaaatttaatttttgggtgagctaacactttaagtatactttgggctttatgAAGACAGTCACGTCGCCACTTACAGCATTAGCGTAACAATGTAACATGCAGAAAGACTTACTGTTACATTGTACATTGTACTGTTACATAGATTTAAGAGAATATAAGAAAAAGAATGACTCTTAATGTATGACTTACtgtaatatattacataaaGAATTGGTTTTGATATACTGGCTGTGTTCACTTCTGTTGGTGTCAAGAATAACTTGAACTTGTCAAATGAAAACTTTAGGATGTGCGGCAACATTTTAAAGGGCATTAGTGACATTGTCAcacaatatttaataatagcaTTTCAAAGACAGCACATATCACTTCATGATAAATCGACTTGCCCTATCATCTAAAAGATAATCCATTTTTAGATATTAGTCTTTGGCTTTTATGAAAATGAAGCAGGAGTAAAGTTAAAAGTTAGAGATCTATTTGATGGCTTAAAAGTTAACATGCCTCTAGACATCAAATCATCAGAGTACAAAGGCATGCTTGAACTAGGAATGAACTAGGACAATTCACTgtaaatggacttattgcaagTAGTGCCAACGGGTAGAATAATCACACGGATGAAGAATGTAATAGGTGAGAAATCCATACTGTTCTTTCCACTTTTTAGtttttgtattaaattataGTGAGTTTGGTATGGAAAACAGACATGTTTTATTTCTTGCTTATCCTTTAAGTCCATACAGAACATGCAGACGTATCATCTGCACCTGCATATTTGTAAGCAGATCTTTGTTCAGGTGTTTGCATTGGCAcatagctcaaaataaatacagCGTAATAGATTTCTGCTGTTTCTTTAGGGAAACCCCATTAAGGTAATTAGTTTGAGCTGTGGCACTGGAAAAAGCTCCACTTCATCTGCAAGGTTCAGTTGCTCAGCACGGTGGGAGGAAATGCTTTTGTTCCTTAATTCAGGTCACTGACATGCAGAATTTAACATCCTGTACTGTACAATGATTGAAATCACACTGGGCTTAAGTCTTGATTATTTCATGCCATGACCAAAAATCAAGCATTCTGTAGTCAAtacttctttctttctctttcttcttAAAGCCACGGGTACTCTCATAATGACAAGCTGTGATGGTAATGGAGCACAGTACTATATTCTCCAGAATCCTGgatcatttcagaaaaaaaggtcTAGTGATTTTGCACTTTCAGTGAGGTAACTAGACCCCTTTGATAGGATCATTCAGCACACGGTGGGTGAGCATCTGGATTGTCAGCTTCCCAGAGGAGGAATATGAAGAGATGAGAATGCCCAGAATGCAGATAGTGCTTGATCggtttatgtgaaaaaaaaaaaaaaaaaaaatttcaatgtAAGTCCATATGAGCATGAGCGAATATGATTTTCATGTTGTATGACCTTAAATCTTTAAAACTTTCTCATTTACACATTgcggcctggtttcacagacagggcttagattaagccaggattaggccttagttcaatttaCCCTTCggaaagacccgccccccttagttactgttgctttgtccaacaagccatcgcgctgtcacgccacacgcagtgaaaaatacattgcggaggatactgacaacacatcgacagacaagacagagcaggttacttatgataataaataaagtcccagctttcaaattgtgtaattttttaagaaattcaaacaataaaaaccgttttgtggctctttaatgtgtcgtgacaataccgctgtagcgcctcagctcaagcggctcgtgaaccaatcatctcttcctactagttaatttatagcatcaaataaacatgaatgaacatgagaaggaatgttgtttcaaacgcggaaagacgtaaatacacaccaagttcaagtccaccgaggttaatcttctaactcctgactgctttgtcggacaaaatggcggtttcggcgttatgattggttagatcgcttagtcaaactcccagcgaagggtcaattaggacatttaagtagtttttataaaaaaacattcatattgtgcatcttgagacaaaacaatggcactgacttATTTCAAGATACGTCAGTGCAAGCTGCTTTCAGTTataacagctcaaacatgcattttagtctgggactaggcttaagttttgtctgtgaaactgagTTTTGAAGGTGGGAATCCAGTCTTTAATCTAACTAGCTTTACATACTGAAATAATAACAGCAGTTAACCTCCAGCATATGCAGAGTCTTTTTGTTGTCTCATGTTGAAAGAAACAGTATCATATGAACTTCTATTGTGACACAAAAAGCAAGATTTGTTACAAAATCGGTTACGGTCTGTTGGCATTCAGTATCAGAAACTTTTATCAGCAGTCTTAGCCTTTATTCTTATCTACACTCTTTGATAAATAATTCAAACAACCATCTTTAAAGTATCTTTAAGCTTTAAAACATATCTTTATGTTTTAATTACAAGATATTATGATCTGCTCAACCCGAGAATTCAGAAAACTCTGATGTTCGGGTCCAAGTAATTCTCTGCATAATCACTGGAATTACTTGCTTTTAAGGTGTCTGTTCTCTTGATTTCGGTTCAAATCATTATCTCATACGGAGTAACCCGGAGGACGGTATATTAAATCGCTCGGGTCAGAGGTTAAAAGCAATCCACATAATTATACTCAGGTTTATGGATTAAAAGCCAGTAATGCAAGAATAACGATCATGATCTGTGAATAAGATGTGAGTCAAAACGACTCtttgaatgactttttttgtcTAATAGATGACAGAACTAACATTATACTGAGTTCAAGGTAAAAATCtgggttacattttattttaaggtgtccgtgTTAAGTACTAGCctaagtaataataattaactacatgtacttactatagggttggGTTAGGAATAAgggttggtttagggttagttgcctGTAATTCTGCATAATTTGTAGTTATtgctacagtaactacatgtaacatgtttaacaaggacactgtaaaataaagtgttaccaaaacctGTAAATAAAGCTTGTACTTTATTTGGTGGGACTTTCCATATGTAATGGTTGTCTGCATGTGAATAAGAAACATCATCCACATACTGCTAAAATGTTTCTTATTGTGTTActattttctttgtctttttcaATGTgtctttttgttattttaaaccaTTAAAGAGTCGTTGCAGGTGCAGTGCAGGtggataaataaaaaataaagcaaaaaccCCTCCAGACTCATATGAAAAGGCTCTTTCACAGCACCATTGAGGTTCTGTATAAAGCTTGATTCTTTATGCACCCTTAAAGAAAGAGTTTTATTTAGCACCAAAAAAGGTTGTGCTACTGCTAAAAATCCCACAAATCGAGTGCTCTTAGAACCATTATTTCTATATATTATTGCTCTTAGtatttgttacaaaaaatacCATGATGTAGAAGAAAGAGTGAAGAAAGAGTCATGGCAGTGAAAAAAGACTGACATTATCTTTGCAATTAGATGAAAGGGAAATTTCTAGCTACTGACTCACTTCCTTAGTGTCAACCAAAATGGATCCCTCATAGGGGGGGTTTGATATTCTCACTGTATTTTCTGTTATTTCAACACAGATATATTTAGGGAGTAGATAACCACAGAGTGGGTGATGTAATCATTCCAGAATCACAACAAATGAGAGTTTATACATTTATGATAGAGCCATTCATTTGATCCTGGCGTTAAACAATACAGTGCACACAACAGCCCACGGTAGTGGCAATAAATAGGCTTATTTCACAACAGCATTGTGCTCTCAGCATCTCCTTTTCTCTATACACATTTCTATGCTAAGCATAGAATAAGAAAATCAAAAAGTGGTGCAGAACCAACAAAGTTTTGCACCACAAGCAAAACTTTGAATACTTAATATGCGTTATATATGTATCATTTATATGTAATTCAGTACACAAATGCATTATATTGCAGGTATGGTACTGTATATTGAGCACTCGAGCCAGGAGAAACCATGCTTTTAGACTGTTTTAGAACATAAATGTAGTGCATAGTTTATGCTGAGCTCGTGGGAAAAGAGGGGAAGTAGGCTACAATAAACTTACGCATGTTGTTTGCTCTCGCCTGCACAGTGTCATAATGCTGTGTGTGCATTCCGATGGCCTCCTCGTGCTGACCCTGACGGGCGCCTTGCATGACGCTTGCAACGGCTCTGTTGAAGAACAAGCAAGTTGTTAGCTTAGTTTTGCATTGAATTGCCTTTGCATTGTGTAATCGGACTTTATTTAGATATCAGAGCGCAGCTGAACGGCATACAGTGATATAATGTCAGAGGACTGACATCTATTCATTCAGTGCTATTGCAGCCGCTGTCCAGAGTGCTGATTCAAAGAGAGCAGGTTTTTCTGGGAGCCGCTCTTTCAGCAACCTGCACACTGTGGGCTGTGCAGATCTCTTCAGAGGTTTTGACCCACTATATCAGTCGAAACAAGAGATTTACACCTCCACCATTCAAGCTGAGTAACTAAAGGGTAAAAAAACTGACAAGCAGGCGTTATGCAATATGATGTAATACCTAAAATGGTTTGTACAGTTCTCTTGGTTTACATGTGCAAGCTAACCATGCTTTCATGTGGATCTCTTGAGATCTGTGATTCAAGAAAGCCTTTAAAAGAGAGCTTGCATAACACAAATTCATGAATTTAGAAACCATAATGAAGATTCACAGGATTGTTTTTGCTCTAATTAGGCATGAATATGCATGGGCAGGATAGGCATAACAGTAAATGGAGAGCTATGACAACCAACACGTTTGGCTCAAAAGCCACAGAAGATTGGGTTAGTGAGGAAATTCTTTGCCTGGAGATTTATTTTTACCCATTCTTGGCTGAAGTAAACAATTTTCAGACTAAGACGCAATTTGCACACAGTatgtttttatttgcttttaattgttGGTCGGTGTACACATATACATCAGACCGACATCTTTCACTGTTGCGGTGCTATTTTTTCAGTGTTTCACGCTTTCCTCTTTCTCTCACTTTGCTTTATGTATAGACATCACATCAAAATTATGGcccaaaacaaatataaaatatggcCAGCTGCGAAATGCAATGTCTAGTTGTTTTTGAACGCACGGTGTGTGAATGATTCCTATCAATCACTCACACCGGAGCGTATTTGCCTTCAAGAACAGAGAGatgaaaacagattttttaaaagaGAAGTTTAGAACTTCTCTTAACTTGACAAGGCGTCTTACAAATGTAACGCTCATGTCACCACACTCTGAGAAAGCAGCGAGATGCGTCGGAAAGTCAAAGACATCGGTCTAGCTAGCACTGTTTACATTGAGGAATGaggaaaaacattaaaagcagAGCAGACTAGCACAGCTGCAAAGCATTTACCATAAGCACTTTAActacattaaaagaaaaaaagagagaaaagccAACATAACTATCAGTTACTTACCGAGACATGCTCTCTCTGTGAGGTCTGTGAGCCTTTTCTAGTCCAAGTTTGGTAAATATCCCGACCAGTGCCATAATTGCCACTACTccacatattatatatacaatCAAGTTTGTTTTATCCTTGGTTGGATCGTGTCTAGGGTCTATGGTTTTCTTATATGGTGTCTGTCCTGTTAACCATACTGGTGTGTCGTAATTTTTACATGTGCTCTGATCCAGTCGAGAGTTTTTATAAGCGCAGCAAAATCGGAAGCCACAAGTGCCGCAACAATATAAATAATTGCCTGTTTGGCAAACGAACGGCGGGTCCCACTGTCCCATGACATCATAGTAACCCCGACATTTGTCCTCAGTGTGTGGAGGTTCAGAAACGCTCTCCTCATCCCGGGACCCATTGGATCCTGAGAGCATTATAAAGCCCTCGAGCTGTTGCTGCTGCGCTTCCCCGTCCGCGCTGCACAGCAGCACCAGAACTTTGACCAAAAAGTATTCTAACAGCAAGACTGTCCATTTCATCCTGTAGTCTCCTGGAGGCTTCCTTGGAAGAACAAACTGAGACAGAGAAACGACCTGGTACTACCACTGACAGCAGGGCATAAATCCACACGAGTGAACAAAGCCATTCGGAGAGGTTTGCATTTTCAAAGGGGTAAATTAAGACTGCAGATTTTTCTAAAGTCCACTCTGACAGCTGTTGATCTCAATACCAATTGTTCTGCTGATTCTCAAGTACTTTTAGCTCCCCGAAAGCACTGCGCCAACTACCCTGAAGGCTGTCTTTGTTTGTGATGATGACAGGAGAGCTGAGGCAGAACTGTGGAGCGCGCGCGCTGAGAGTGGGAGAGACAGTGCGTAAAGGGAAGGAGGAGACATGGGAGGGATCGGACAACAAAAAGTGTCCATGTAGTAAAGAATCACAGTGAAAAGTTGCCGTCTGACTTATATTACTAAATGCAACTTGCAAATGAATATTCCTTATTCTCAGATGCATAAAATAATAAcctaccttaaaaaaaaaaatctcaacatGTAGCGTGCAGTTCGCAAACCAACTCCATCACGTGCAACTTGACTGTACGAGAAGAAAATGTTACTGGTTTGTGGTTTCTTTGCGCAATGCGTGGGTCTGCGCCACTCCTTTTCGAGTTGCGTCTCCAGAACAGTGCCTCTATCGTATAACATCGTCTAATTTAAGGGTGcacgatattaattcatttctgttcgttcaatgaacaaaaatgaGCTTGGTGAAATGAGATAGGCTACTTCATGCGTTTGGACAGCGAAAGGATACTTGCGCAGTTCGTCAAAAGTATCCCgataaaatctatatttttttctaggctATAAGTAGCCTAGTCGTTATGAAAAACTTAAGTAATAAGGTCTTATTTTGTAACCTTTTAtaacatatataattattttaatctcaTGGTAGAACTGGGAGCGATCCCAAacttgtaattttatttatttagctagTTTTGTACCCCTGATCACCATCCACTTCCATTGGAAAAGAGTTGCACAGGCATCGTTTTGTAGGCTATTTCAAGAGGGTGAGTAggctaaattatgacaaaagttTAATTTATGGCTCAATATCACTTTAACCACCTATAGCAATTCATTTGTAGATAGCATACAACGTTTCCTATTTAGAATTATGTGAGAAAACAATTCAACTTTTTATATTAAGGATAGGCCTTTGAGCATATTTATAGCTACTTTATGATGAATATATTATGTTTGTGTATGcgcaaaaaagaaagaaacatatgCATTAGGCCTACATGAATTAGACTGCTATAAAGCAACCATGATCATGTGTCATCATCGAATCTCACATTTATCTCAAACTTTAATCTGATTTAAAATTCCACCGAGTTATAGGCTTATTGTAAAGAATTACAAAGGATGCTTAGAAATAAACCAAGATTTTTGATTTAGTTAAGTCAATATCCTCACGTTTGTTTATACTTGAACTTTTAAGTTATTTATTTGCGgttagtttatttaaaagttgtaTCATATTAGTGGTACTGTCCATATTGTAAGTAGTGTCATTGTCCTTCATTTCGTAAAtttgacacaaaaaaaaaaaaaaaaaaatatatatatatatatatatatatatatatatatatatatatatatatatatatatatatatatatatatatatatatatatatatatccagaCTGAGCATTAGGGAGCTGATCTTCGATTCGGTTCTAGTCATACGGTGGTTTTCTGGAATCCGAACATTCTCAGACATTGCTAATACATCCCAAACGCATCGATTGAAGAACGTACTATATTAAGTAACTAATGCTTTTATCAGGTTTAGCAACAAACGCCACCATTTTGTTACTTAGCAGAAAAACCAAAACTCCGCGACTGAACAGTTTATTGTTGTACACTATAGTGCGTTTCAATGGCAGGGGACGAAAGTGTCTTTCTGAGGGCGAAGGATCGGAGTTATAAGGGGCTGACAGAAGGTACGGTTAGCTGAGGCTAGCTAACATCGATTTACATTATAGATAATCctgttaaacttttattatgacagtaTGTTTTGGTTTCTGGTTTTTCATATGTCTTATAAACACTGCAATTAAAGTTTATAATACTTTGTGCAGTCGTTGACCGGGGTGTCTTTAACAAGCACACTACCGCTTATTTATTACGACTAACAGAGCTTTCAGTAAGTATTCTGTCACTAATAACAAACCACCTGGAAATGTGGCGTAGATAGTTACAGGTCAGTTTAGTTAGAAACTGTAACATGTCACACGAcaggtgattgggacactttttgctattgagatgacttggaaaaagtgtcccaatcaacctgaagtCACGCTACTACATCTAAATGCTGTTAGGGCAAGTGGGTTAAAATGGGCTAAATCGGTGATTATCTGGTTTTGCTTTAGGACTGAGATTTAATTTGGTGACCAAATGGTAACCCAAAATCAACGATTGGAATAACAGAAGAAGTGCTGTACTTCAGTCAAGTGATGATAGATTTTCATCACAGTGCATAGTTTGCAAGGACAAACTACCtttgatattaaacaaaatatatacatttagcATAGTTTCTCCATATCAGAACAATAACCTCACATGACTGCTTAAACGGATAAATCCTCTGATTTTCAACCAGCTTGCTTTGTATAGCTTGCTGCAATGGCAAAGTATTTTTGTAAGCTAACCCAGAAGTTAtcatcaccctggttccctcTACAAATGTTTcaattggcttttggattattgcagaaaataagctctttAGCCAATAAAAGTTTATGATTTATTCTCGTTTTGTTTGTCATGACAATCTTTACAAAAGAAcacaacttttattaaatttgaagcctaaatacagTCGGC
Coding sequences within:
- the shisa9a gene encoding protein shisa-9A — encoded protein: MKWTVLLLEYFLVKVLVLLCSADGEAQQQQLEGFIMLSGSNGSRDEESVSEPPHTEDKCRGYYDVMGQWDPPFVCQTGNYLYCCGTCGFRFCCAYKNSRLDQSTCKNYDTPVWLTGQTPYKKTIDPRHDPTKDKTNLIVYIICGVVAIMALVGIFTKLGLEKAHRPHRESMSRAVASVMQGARQGQHEEAIGMHTQHYDTVQARANNMQGGQINNMMQTHQYPALSQLSHVYEQQQSAKEFNKYASLKAVAAKANGDFLNKQHRHLVELAAKGSLPLHPVRMEHVEPTASYVTEVPCLKQNGQKPKSIKAHVAHPAMAYSSNTIANPGMLRSWENAETAGRRKTYGPRKMCTMERVNELHTARSHHYLPTQPYFVTNSKTEVTV